A stretch of the Papaver somniferum cultivar HN1 chromosome 6, ASM357369v1, whole genome shotgun sequence genome encodes the following:
- the LOC113288317 gene encoding probable polyamine oxidase 2, with the protein MESQNQSNQLKKGSFFSLERKQFTRSVIVIGGGFAGISAARALHDASIQVVLLESRDRLGGRVYTDYSFGFPVDMGASWLHGVCKENPLASLISRMGLPLYRTSGDNSVLYDHDLESYALYDTEGNQVPQELVTKVGIVFEDILKESEKVRDEFRDDMSIMQAFAIVLERRPDLRQEGLAHKVLQWYLCRMEGWFAADADTISLKCWDQEELLSGGHGLMVRGYLPVINTLAKGLDIRLGHSVTKIVRRNYGVKVMVEDGKTFVADAVVIAVPLGVLKAKRIEFEPRLPDWKEEAIAELGVGTENKIALHFGSVFWPNVEFLGVVAPTSYGCSYFLNLHKATGHPVLVYMPAGRLAHDIDKMSDEAAANFAFLQLKKILPDASEPIQHLVSHWGTDVNSLGSYSYDTVGKPHDLYERLRIPVDNMFFAGEATSASYPGTVHGAFSTGQMAAEECRMRVLERYGELDIFNSVMAKETHVPIQISRL; encoded by the exons ATGGAGTCACAGAATCAGAGTAATCAATTAAAAAAAG GTTCTTTCTTTTCACTTGAGAGAAAACAGTTTACTCGTTCCGTCATTGTCATAGGTGGTGGTTTTGCCGGTATTTCAGCTGCTCGCGCTCTTCATGATGCCTCCATTCAG GTTGTCCTGTTGGAATCGCGGGATAGGCTTGGTGGCCGTGTCTACACTGACTATTCATTTGGTTTTCCTGTTGACATGGGAGCATCATG GTTGCATGGTGTCTGCAAAGAGAATCCCTTGGCAAGTTTGATCTCTAGAATGGGATTACCCCTGTACCGAACTAGTGGTGACAATTCTGTATTGTATGATCATGACCTAGAAag CTATGCTCTCTATGATACTGAAGGAAATCAAGTTCCTCAAGAACTTGTCACTAAAGTCGGGATAGTTTTCGAGGACATTTTGAAAGAG TCAGAGAAAGTACGTGATGAATTCAGGGATGATATGTCCATCATGCAGGCATTTGCTATTGTGTTGGAAAGGCGGCCAGACCTAAG GCAAGAAGGGCTCGCTCACAAGGTTCTGCAGTGGTACTTGTGCAGAATGGAAGGCTGGTTTGCTGCGGATGCAGACACCATCTCGCTTAAGTGCTGGGATCAG GAAGAACTACTTTCTGGTGGTCATGGGCTTATGGTTCGGGGTTATCTCCCAGTTATCAACACTCTCGCAAAAGGTCTCGACATCCGCCTAGGGCACAG CGTTACAAAAATTGTTCGGCGCAATTATGGAGTTAAAGTCATGGTTGAGGATGGGAAAACATTTGTAGCAGATGCGGTTGTAATTGCTGTTCCGCTTGGTGTTTTGAAAGCTAAGCGTATAGAGTTTGAGCCTAGGTTACCAGATTGGAAAGAAGAAGCCATCGCTGAGCTTGGGGTTGGGACTGAGAACAAGATAGCTTTGCACTTTGGCAGTGTCTTCTGGCCGAACGTGGAGTTCTTAGGAGTAGTTGCACCGACTTCATATGGATGCAGTTACTTCTTAAATCTTCACAAGGCAACAGGCCATCCTGTTCTTGTTTATATGCCTGCTGGAAGGCTGGCCCATGATATTGACAAGATGTCTGATGAGGCTGCTGCTAATTTTGCATTTCTCCAACTGAAGAAGATTCTTCCTGATGCTTCTGAACCA ATTCAGCATCTTGTTTCTCACTGGGGGACAGACGTCAATTCACTTGGATCCTACAGCTATGATACAGTAGGTAAACCCCATGATCTGTATGAGCGACTTAGGATTCCTGTTGACAACATGTTCTTTGCTGGAGAGGCGACAAGTGCAAGCTATCCAGGGACTGTGCATGGGGCATTCTCAACTGGGCAGATGGCAGCTGAGGAATGTAGGATGCGTGTCCTTGAAAGGTATGGGGAGTTGGATATATTCAACTCTGTCATGGCCAAGGAGACGCACGTTCCAATCCAGATTTCTCGACTGTAG
- the LOC113288318 gene encoding pentatricopeptide repeat-containing protein At3g59040-like, protein MEAIQSLSFLSFSSNLSEAKIFQSSYVPTVKIHRRGEVVCLGMLAPRKFMQRRKKVEVFKDAADEVDQKNWRKLMTEIEEEGSAVAILRTQRMKNQGLPKDLVLGSLVRFKQIKKWNLVSEILEWLRTQHWWNFNEMDFLMLVTAYGKLGDFNRAERVLSYMNKNGYPPNVISQTALMEAYGKGGQYNKAEAVFRRMQTSGPEPSAVTYQIILKIFVGGDKFKEAESIFETLLNDEVSPLKPDQKMFHMMIYMYKKAGNYEKARQLFAKMAEKGVPQSTITYNSLMSFETNYKEASKIYDQMQRAGLKPDVVSYTLLISAYGKARRDEEALAVFEEMLDAGVRPTRKAYNILLDAFALSGMVEEARTVFKSMRRDRCTPDLCSYATMLSAYVNASDMEGAENFFKRLRQDGFTPNVVTYGTLIKGYARISNLDNMMEKYEEMRLHNIKPNQTIFTIIMDAHGKNMDFGSAVYWFNEMGSSGFPPDQKAKNILMSLAKTTDEQREANELTGLADHDFDKQTLSGSSNYVDRDVEDDDDEDEDEDEDDEDVDETKTDETEVVMS, encoded by the exons ATGGAAGCAATTCAATCACTTTCTTTCCTCTCCTTCTCGTCTAATTTGAG CGAAGCAAAGATCTTCCAAAGTTCATATGTTCCCACGGTAAAAATCCATCGAAGAGGAGAGGTTGTTTGTCTTGGTATGTTAGCACCAAGAAAGTTTATGCAAAGGAGAAAAAAAGTAGAAGTTTTCAAAGATGCAGCTGATGAAGTAGATCAGAAGAATTGGAGGAAATTGATGACAGAAATTGAAGAGGAGGGTTCTGCAGTTGCGATCCTTAGAACCCAAAGGATGAAAAACCAAGGTCTTCCAAAGGACCTTGTACTGGGCTCCTTAGTGAGATTTAAGCAGATTAAGAAATGGAACCTAGTCAGCGAG ATTCTTGAGTGGCTCAGGACTCAACACTGGTGGAACTTCAATGAGATGGATTTTTTGATGCTTGTTACGGCTTATGGAAAGCTAGGTGATTTCAACAGGGCGGAGAGGGTATTAAGCTACATGAACAAGAATGGATACCCTCCAAATGTGATATCCCAAACAGCTCTGATGGAAGCATATGGAAAAGGAGGCCAATACAATAAGGCTGAAGCTGTATTTCGAAGGATGCAGACTTCAGGCCCTGAACCGTCAGCTGTAACTTATCAGATAATACTAAAGATATTTGTTGGG GGGGACAAGTTCAAGGAAGCTGAATCAATCTTCGAGACCCTGTTAAACGATGAGGTATCACCTTTAAAGCCAGATCAGAAAATGTTCCATATGATGATTTACATGTATAAGAAAGCTGGAAATTATGAAAAAGCTCGCCAGTTATTTGCAAAGATGGCTGAAAAAGGGGTCCCCCAATCTACGATTACTTATAACAGCCTGATGTCCTTCGAGACCAATTATAAGGAGGCTTCAAAAATTTATGATCAG ATGCAACGAGCTGGTCTTAAACCTGATGTTGTGAGCTATACGTTGCTGATTAGTGCTTACGGCAAGGCCAGAAGGGATGAAGAAGCGTTGGCCGTTTTTGAAGAGATGCTTGATGCTGGTGTAAG GCCAACCCGCAAAGCTTACAATATTTTGCTTGATGCTTTTGCCCTTTCGGGAATGGTAGAAGAAGCCCGGACTGTGTTCAAGAGCATGAGGAGAGACAG GTGCACTCCTGATCTCTGTTCTTATGCAACAATGTTATCTGCATATGTGAATGCGTCTGACATGGAAGGTGCTGAGAACTTCTTTAAGAGACTGCGACAAGATGGCTTTACACCAAATGTTGTGACTTATGGAACTTTAATAAAAGGATATGCAAGGATTAGTAATCTAGACAATATGATGGAAAAATACGAAGAGATGCGATTACACAACATAAAACCTAACCAGACAATCTTCACAATTATAATGGATGCTCATGGCAAGAACATGGATTTCGGAAGTGCTGTATATTGGTTTAACGAAATGGGATCTTCTGGGTTCCCGCCGGATCAGAAAGCGAAAAACATCCTCATGTCTTTGGCAAAAACGACGGACGAACAGAGGGAAGCAAACGAGCTTACAGGCCTTGCCGACCATGACTTCGATAAACAAACTCTTAGTGGATCCTCCAATTACGTAGACCGTGACGTTGAAGATGAcgacgatgaagatgaagatgaggatgaggatgacgAGGATGTGGATGAGACTAAGACTGATGAGACTGAGGTAGTGATGTCTTAG
- the LOC113285835 gene encoding uncharacterized protein LOC113285835, translated as MATSRVGRFVMEVAPPQFVSVMRRRTPKMLDTIVEEDHRDAGNFTNENNLSSFSSSKFSSPSSSSFQMATKAKAILTSSSSSSNYFINDANSASSIYGF; from the coding sequence atggcAACTTCAAGAGTTGGAAGGTTTGTTATGGAAGTCGCACCACCACAATTTGTAAGCGTAATGCGACGCCGAACTCCAAAGATGTTAGATACAATAGTTGAAGAAGATCACAGAGATGCTGGCAATTTTACCAATGAAAACAATCTTTCTTCATTTTCATCATCCAAGTTTTCTTCGCCGTCGTCATCATCATTTCAAATGGCCACAAAAGCGAAAGCAATATTgacctcctcttcctcttcctctaatTACTTCATTAACGACGCTAACAGTGCGTCATCAATTTATGGGTTTTAA